The Nocardia vinacea genome contains the following window.
GTGCTGGAGGATCCCTTCGTCGAGGAGTACGACCTGCCCGTCCGCATCGGCGGTCACTTGAAGGTTCGCCCCGAAACCCTGCTGACGCGGGTCGAACAGCGTCGGATGGCCTACGTCGAGCAGCTCGCGACGGTGCTCGGGCGCGAGGTGTGGCGCAATGCGGGCAGTCCGGAGGTGGATCCCGAGCGGCTCGGTGTGGCGATCGGCACCGGGCTCGGCGGCGCGGATGCGATCACCGATGCGAACACCAAGCTGAAAAACGGTGGCTACCGCAAGATTTCGCCCTTGGCCGTGCAGATGATCATGCCGAATGGTCCCTCGGCGGTCGTGGGTCTGGAATTGAAGGCGAAGGCAGGCGTGATCACGCCGGTCTCGGCGTGCTCGTCCGGGTCGGAAGCGATTGTCAACGCCTGGCGCATGATTGCGATGGGTGACGCCGATATGGTCGTCACCGGCGGCGTCGAGGGATACATCGATGTACTCCCGATCGCGGCGTTCACCATGATGCGCGCGATGAGCACCCGCAACGACGACCCGAAGGGCGCCTCGCGTCCCTTCGACAAGGATCGCGACGGTTTCGTCTTCGGCGAGGCCGGTGCACTGATGGTCATCGAGACCGAGGAGCATGCCAAGGCCCGTGGCGCGACGATCCACGCGCGCCTGCTCGGTGCCGGCATCACTTCCGACGGTTACCATTTGGTCGCTCCGGCCCCTGATGGCGATGGCGCGGCACGTGCGATGACCCGGGCCATGCAGATCGCAGGTCTCACCCCGAAGGACATCACCCACATCAACGCCCACGCGACCGCTACCCCCATCGGTGACACCGCCGAGGCGAACGCGATCAACAAAGCCGTGGGTAACCACGCTTCGGTCTATGCGCCGAAATCCGCACTGGGACATTCGATCGGCGCGGTGGGCGCACTGGAATCGATTCTGACCGTGCTCAGCATCCGCGACGGCGTCGTGCCGCCGACCCTGAACCTGGACAACCTCGATCCCGAAATCGATCTGGATGTCGTGCACGGCGAGGCGCGCAACCAGGAGATCGAGTACGCGATCAACAACTCGTTCGGCTTCGGCGGGCACAATGTCGCACTCGCCTTCGGCCGGTACTAGCGAACGAGAATGGCACGCGGGTAGAGCAGCTGGAATCCGAGCTTCTGCACGTTCTGCTGCGACTTCGAACCCGGCAGTGTCGTAACCACCGCGAGGTCACAACCGGCGGCCGCCGCGGCGGCGAGGCGCATCGACAGCAGTGCGCCCTGCACACCGCGGCGGCGGAATTCGGGAAGGGTTGCCGCACCGCATAATTGGGCTACGCCGTCGCTGAGGCGCAGGCTCGCGCCGCCGACGGGCTTACCGTCGATCATGGCGAGCGAGCCGACGAAACCGCTCGTCGCGGTGAGGTCCCGCTCGGCCTGTTCGACGGCCTCGCGCGGGAATTCCTCGTGCGAGGCGACGCCCTGGGTATCCGGGGCGGCGAAGCCGTCGACGACGACGTTCACCCAGGTCTCGAATTCGTCGTGCCCGACATCGCGGATCTCGATGTCCTCGGCCGGCTGCGCCTGCCGCCCAGGCTCGAGCCGCAAGCCCAACACGTTCTCGAATCCGAACAGCACGTAGCCGCGGCGCGTCAGGCGTTCGACAACGGCCGGATCGGCCAGCGTGGAGACCTCGACCTGGACCGGCGCCTCCCGCTCGGCGAAGGCTTGTTCGACCGCGTCCAGCTCGGCGTCATCGAAGGCAGCGCCGTTCATACCGACGCCGACTACCTTGTCGAGCGGTGAACCCGGGCCCGCCCACACCGCGAGGCCGCCGCCGATGGGGCGCACCAGCACTCGCTGCTGCGGGTCCCGGCGGGCGGCCGCGCGAGCGCCCTCCTCGATCAGCGTCCGTTCGGCGTGCTCGACCCGCGCGGCGAGGTCCTGTCCGGCGAACAAACCAGGGGCGAATTCAGTCAGCATGAGGCATTCCTACCTTGTCGGTAGCACTGGATTCACCTGGTTTTACCGCCGGGCGGTTCGGCGTGTCGCTCGTTCTGGTTCGGTCATCGATTCACTTGTGGCCGTCCTGAGCGATAAGGACCGAGCAGTCGGCGTGGCGGGCGGCCTTCTCGGCGGTCGCACCGATGAATCGACCCCAGATCGCCGAATGACCACTGCGGCCGAGGACCAGCAGATCCGCCTCGTGGTGTGCGGCGGCGACGGCGAGTTCATGCGCGGGGTGCCCGGCTCGGATTTCGGCTTCGATGGCTATGCCGCGCTCGGCAGCCGTCTCGGCAGCCGCGGCGAGCCAGCGGCGGCTGGCCACCTCCTCGACCGAGAACTCCTCCTCGATCTCCCCTATCACCGGCCCATAGTGCGGACGATGCTCCTCCACCGCGACCACGGTGAGCACGGACTTATTCGCGGCGGCCAACTCGAGTGCCATCCGCAGAGCTTCCCTGGCGCCGGGTGAGCCGTCGTATCCCACCACGATCCGCTGGAACACACCTCCAGTCTGATCCTCGCTCCGGCGACGCGCTATCCGACCACGGGTGGTGGTCCGAATCCGACTCCAGAAGGTGGTTCGGCAGACGGGCGGCGAACTATCGTGAGCGTATGCCTGTTACCGACGGTACCGAACCGCCAGTCATCTCCGGTGTGCGCCGGTCGTTCGTGACAGCCCGCGATGTCCGGTTCCACGTCACCGAATCCGGACCCGAGGACGGCCGCCCGGTCGTGCTGCTGCACGGCTGGCCACAGCACCACTACGCCTATCGGGATCTCCTCGCCGACCCGCCCGAGGGACTCCGGATCATCGCCCCTGACCTGCCCGGATACGGCTGGTCGGGTCCCGCGCCGCATCGGTGGTCGAAGGAGGAGGTCGCCTCCGATGTGTTTGCGCTGCTCGATGCGCTCGGCCTGGAGCGAGTGCTGCTCGTCGGCCACGACTGGGGCGGCTACATCGGTTATCGCATGGTGCTGCGCGAACCCGACCGCTTCGATGGCTACCTGGTGCTGAATATGGCCCATCCGTGGGTAAAGCCGACGACGGTCATGCGACAGATCTGGCGCTTCCTCACCTACCAGCCGCTGGTCGCCACGGTGGGCGTACCGCTGCAGCAGCGCACCCGCTTCCTCGAATGGCTCATCAGCGGGGCGATCACCGACCGCAGCAAGGTCAGTCCCGAAGTGATCCGCATCTTCGCCGACCGCTTCCGCGATCCGGTCTGCGCCCGCGCCGCCACCGACACCTACCGCACCTTCTGGCTGCGTGAAATCCCGGATGCCGCACGTCATCCCGAACGCCGCCGCGTCACCATCCCGATCCGCGTCCTCTTCGGCGTCGACGACCCCGCCGTCCACCGCTCCCTCGCCGCCGCCGAAACCGCCCGCGGCGCCGACGACTACACCTTCGAACCGGTAACCGGCTGTGGACATTTCGTCGCCGACGAACGCCCCGAACTCGTCCGCGCCCGCTTGATCGAACTCGCGGCAGACACGAAGTAGCCCATGCCACTCCGGCTTTCGCGCCCATGCCTGGATAATGCGACCGTTGGCCGAACTGAGGAGAGACACCCGTGAGCGAGCGAATCAACAGCACAGCGCCCCTCGGGCATGGCCGTGCCGAGCGCTAGCGAGGCGCGGTCATGAGTCGACTGGCAGTCGTGACCGGTGCGTCGTCCGGCATCGGAAAGGCAACGGCCGCGGCCCTGGTGGCGCGCGGCTTCCAAGTGATCGGGACGAGCCGGAATCCGGAGTCGATCCCGGCCGCCGACCGAGTGGCGGATGTCGACTATCGCGCGCTCGATCTGACCGATGCCGAGTCGATCCGCGAATTCGTCGACGGGCTGGATGGTGTCGATGTGTTGATCAACAATGCCGGCGAAAGCCAGGCCGGACCGCTGGCCGAACTACCGACCACGGCGGTCGAACGGCTGTTCCAGCTCAATGTGCTCGGGCCGGTCGCGCTCACCCAGGCGGTGCTTCCCGGAATGCGGAGCCGTGGATATGGGCGGGTGGTCATGGTCGGCTCGATGCTCGCCAGTTTTCCGATGCCGTACCGGTCCTCTTATGTCGCAACCAAGGCAGCCGTGCGGGGATTCGCCACGGCGGCTCGATTCGAGGAGTCGCCGTTCGGCGTGTGGATCACCGCCGTCGAACCGGGCCAGATCGATACCGGGCTGCGTGAGCGGCGCACCAAGTACATCGACGAGAACTCCCCGCACACCGCGGATTTCACCCGCTTCATGACCGCTCTCGATCAGCAGCAGGCCAAAGGCATTACGCCACAACGGGTTGCCGCCACCATCGTCGCCGCCGTCGAGGTCCGGCGGCCGCGGCCGCTGTATGCGGTCGGCAGCAATGCACCCGCCATGTTCGCGCTGCGTCGCCTGTTGCCGCGCACGGTCATCGAGAAGGTCATCGCCAGGGCCTACGGGTTGTCCCGGTGATCGCTTGCGGCTCGGATCGGTGATCATCGGCGGCATATACGGCACCGGCTGCAGCTGATAGGTCCACGGCAGATACGCCCGTTCGCCTCGAACAACTGCCGGGCGATTTCCGCCGATGCCGACAAGGTTCGCGACGCAGCGCAGCCGCGAGGCAAATGAGTCGTCTACCTGCTGCGGCGGTGAGGCCGGAACGGCAATACGCCGTCGAATACCAGCCGAGTGTCGCCGCCTTGTTCATCTGTACCGCGATATACCCGACTCTGTCCTCGGCAGCGTCGAAGTCACCGCGATAACCGCCCGACCGGCATCGCGGATTATGCGGTCGAGGTCGTCGATGATGTCGCTGATCGCATCTCGGGTCCGATCCGCCTGCGCGGATGCGGCTGGCTCCCTGTCGAATTCGATACCGATCTTGTTGAGCTGCAGTCCGGTATCGAGCAGACTTCGAACCAGGTTATCCGCAATTTCAGCGAAAGCGACTGCGTCACTGTCCCATTCGCCGCTCTCGGGCTGTCGATGCGTGGCGATATGGTCTAACTGCTTGTCCCACATAATAATTCCTCTTGCCGGACAGATTCACTGACTGCCACGGCCGCCGTTGCCTGGAATTCGTTCAGCGCCGGAAGTACCCCGCATCCAGCTACCGCAAACTCCTCGAGCCGCAGCGGTGGTCTCCGGCCACGAACATATGTTGCGCGAAGTATGCTGAGCCTATTGCCATGAGTGCCGCAGCGGAGCAGTGTGAATATGTCGGTGGCGCCACCGGGGTGCTGCCCTGAACACCGAGGGAGTCGCTCGTGTACGCACGTTCTACCACTATTCAGGCGCAACCCTCCGCTATCGATGCCGGGATTGCGCACGTACGTGACGAAGTAATGCCGGCTGTTGAAGACATACCCGGCTGTGTCGGACTATCGTTGCTGGTCGATCGCCAGTCCGGCCGGTGCATCGTTACTACCTCATGGGAAACCGAGGATGCGATGAACCGCAGCGCTGACCGGGTTCGCCCCATTCGAGATCGTGCGGCCGCGGCATTCGGCGGCGGCGGCACCCAAATCGAGCAGTGGGAAATCGCCGTCCTACATCGTGACCACCGCGTCCAGCAGGGTGCCTGCGCCCGCGCAGTCTGGATGAGGACAAACCCGGATCGACAGGACGCGGGAATCGAGACCTACAAATCCCAAGCCCTGCCCGGCATGGAATCTCTCGAGGGTTTCTGCAGCGCGAGCCTCCTGGTCGAGCGCGGATCCGGCCGTGGCGTCTCCTGCGTCACCTTCGACACCGCCGACGCGATGGAACACAATCGCGAAGAGGCAAACGCTCTGCGCGAGCGAATCACCCGTCAAGCCGGCATGGAGGTGGTCGACATGTGCGAATTCGAGTTGGCCATCGCCCACCTCCGCGTCCCCGAATTGGTGTAGATCGCACGGCTGCGACTCCCGACCGGTTGACCGGTCGGGAGTCGTCGGCGTCATTATCTTGTCGTACTGCGACATCGGAGCCACAAGCTAGCCCCTGGGAATCAAGCTCCGTAGAGCGCCCGGAGTTCGCGTTTGTACACTTTGCCCGATTCGTCCCGTGGCAAGGCCGTGACCACGCGCACGTGCGCCGGAATCTTGTAGCGAGCAATGCGGTCGGCGAGACCCGCACGAATCACACTCTCGGTGAGCGTTGCCCCGGATCGCGCAACGACATGTGCGGCGACCGCTTCCCCCAAATCGCCCGCATGTGGGACGCCGAATACGGCAACGTCCTCT
Protein-coding sequences here:
- a CDS encoding KasA/KasB family beta-ketoacyl-ACP synthase, producing MRNLFAADGRFPNVVVTSLAATTSIAGDVDATWKGLLNGESGIDVLEDPFVEEYDLPVRIGGHLKVRPETLLTRVEQRRMAYVEQLATVLGREVWRNAGSPEVDPERLGVAIGTGLGGADAITDANTKLKNGGYRKISPLAVQMIMPNGPSAVVGLELKAKAGVITPVSACSSGSEAIVNAWRMIAMGDADMVVTGGVEGYIDVLPIAAFTMMRAMSTRNDDPKGASRPFDKDRDGFVFGEAGALMVIETEEHAKARGATIHARLLGAGITSDGYHLVAPAPDGDGAARAMTRAMQIAGLTPKDITHINAHATATPIGDTAEANAINKAVGNHASVYAPKSALGHSIGAVGALESILTVLSIRDGVVPPTLNLDNLDPEIDLDVVHGEARNQEIEYAINNSFGFGGHNVALAFGRY
- a CDS encoding GNAT family N-acetyltransferase → MLTEFAPGLFAGQDLAARVEHAERTLIEEGARAAARRDPQQRVLVRPIGGGLAVWAGPGSPLDKVVGVGMNGAAFDDAELDAVEQAFAEREAPVQVEVSTLADPAVVERLTRRGYVLFGFENVLGLRLEPGRQAQPAEDIEIRDVGHDEFETWVNVVVDGFAAPDTQGVASHEEFPREAVEQAERDLTATSGFVGSLAMIDGKPVGGASLRLSDGVAQLCGAATLPEFRRRGVQGALLSMRLAAAAAAGCDLAVVTTLPGSKSQQNVQKLGFQLLYPRAILVR
- a CDS encoding universal stress protein, which gives rise to MFQRIVVGYDGSPGAREALRMALELAAANKSVLTVVAVEEHRPHYGPVIGEIEEEFSVEEVASRRWLAAAAETAAERGIAIEAEIRAGHPAHELAVAAAHHEADLLVLGRSGHSAIWGRFIGATAEKAARHADCSVLIAQDGHK
- a CDS encoding alpha/beta hydrolase, with the translated sequence MPVTDGTEPPVISGVRRSFVTARDVRFHVTESGPEDGRPVVLLHGWPQHHYAYRDLLADPPEGLRIIAPDLPGYGWSGPAPHRWSKEEVASDVFALLDALGLERVLLVGHDWGGYIGYRMVLREPDRFDGYLVLNMAHPWVKPTTVMRQIWRFLTYQPLVATVGVPLQQRTRFLEWLISGAITDRSKVSPEVIRIFADRFRDPVCARAATDTYRTFWLREIPDAARHPERRRVTIPIRVLFGVDDPAVHRSLAAAETARGADDYTFEPVTGCGHFVADERPELVRARLIELAADTK
- a CDS encoding SDR family oxidoreductase, which translates into the protein MSRLAVVTGASSGIGKATAAALVARGFQVIGTSRNPESIPAADRVADVDYRALDLTDAESIREFVDGLDGVDVLINNAGESQAGPLAELPTTAVERLFQLNVLGPVALTQAVLPGMRSRGYGRVVMVGSMLASFPMPYRSSYVATKAAVRGFATAARFEESPFGVWITAVEPGQIDTGLRERRTKYIDENSPHTADFTRFMTALDQQQAKGITPQRVAATIVAAVEVRRPRPLYAVGSNAPAMFALRRLLPRTVIEKVIARAYGLSR
- a CDS encoding antibiotic biosynthesis monooxygenase, with the translated sequence MYARSTTIQAQPSAIDAGIAHVRDEVMPAVEDIPGCVGLSLLVDRQSGRCIVTTSWETEDAMNRSADRVRPIRDRAAAAFGGGGTQIEQWEIAVLHRDHRVQQGACARAVWMRTNPDRQDAGIETYKSQALPGMESLEGFCSASLLVERGSGRGVSCVTFDTADAMEHNREEANALRERITRQAGMEVVDMCEFELAIAHLRVPELV